The Clostridioides difficile genome has a segment encoding these proteins:
- a CDS encoding ABC transporter ATP-binding protein gives MFNVKNVQIGYEDKIIIENLSVSIKEKEVVSILGPNGSGKSTLLKSLSRILKIKHGDIYIGKRNMKVMSNKEISRKVALLSQHNASLKDIKVKDLIYYGRIPHKGFFESKNKNDEEIVNWAMKNTGLEIYKDKLVSNLSGGERQRVWLAMALCQKPDILLLDEPTTYLDISHQLELMELVKDINKKFGMTIIMVLHDINQASKYSDRLIIMNNGAIVADGHPNNVISEEIIKDVYKVKCDIDIDPISKKPRIHPIMLCRRTSSI, from the coding sequence ATGTTCAATGTAAAAAATGTCCAAATAGGTTATGAAGATAAGATTATCATAGAAAATCTGAGTGTGAGCATTAAAGAAAAAGAAGTGGTTTCTATATTAGGTCCAAATGGTTCAGGAAAATCTACATTACTTAAATCATTATCTAGAATTTTGAAAATTAAACATGGTGACATATATATTGGTAAGAGAAATATGAAAGTCATGAGTAATAAAGAGATTTCGAGAAAAGTGGCATTATTATCTCAACATAATGCTTCTCTAAAGGATATAAAAGTAAAGGATTTAATATATTATGGAAGAATACCACATAAAGGCTTTTTTGAAAGTAAGAATAAAAATGATGAAGAGATAGTAAATTGGGCAATGAAAAATACAGGGCTTGAAATATATAAAGATAAGTTGGTAAGTAATTTATCTGGAGGAGAAAGACAAAGAGTATGGTTAGCAATGGCACTTTGTCAAAAGCCAGATATACTTTTATTAGATGAACCTACAACATATTTGGATATATCTCATCAATTAGAATTAATGGAACTTGTAAAAGATATAAATAAAAAATTTGGAATGACTATAATTATGGTTCTGCATGACATAAATCAAGCCAGCAAATACAGTGATAGACTTATTATTATGAATAATGGTGCTATAGTAGCAGATGGTCACCCTAATAACGTAATAAGTGAAGAGATAATAAAAGATGTTTACAAGGTAAAATGTGACATAGACATAGATCCAATCAGTAAAAAGCCTAGGATTCATCCAATAATGTTATGTAGAAGAACTAGTAGTATATAA
- a CDS encoding iron ABC transporter permease: MDNKKVLLIFTGLITVIILLIVFSTVGNVNLSIGEIFDALINENNAMVTTIVYKMRLPRNILAALVGANLAVSGLLLQAVMKNPLADPGITGISTGASVAAIIILLLFPQYTSMLPIVAFIGGLISCGVVYLMAYKNGLRPERIILAGVAVNTILGGVISYLSTMYSERIQSAMLWLNGSLATKTWLDVNMLIWYSVIGLIGAVLLIRSANVLQLGDDAATNLGFNVNKSRFLISLVAIFLAGVSTSIVGVISFVGLIVPHITRMLLGSDHKYTIPFSIVLGSIVLLIADTLARTIGGSIEIPVGVIMSIIGGPFFLYLLRKRGNY, encoded by the coding sequence ATGGATAATAAAAAAGTCTTATTGATATTTACAGGGTTGATAACTGTAATTATTTTATTAATTGTTTTTTCTACTGTAGGAAATGTAAATTTAAGTATTGGCGAAATTTTTGATGCATTGATAAATGAAAATAATGCAATGGTTACTACAATAGTTTATAAAATGAGGTTGCCTAGAAATATTTTAGCAGCTTTAGTTGGTGCAAATCTAGCAGTTTCAGGACTATTGTTACAAGCTGTTATGAAAAATCCATTAGCAGACCCTGGTATAACAGGTATATCTACAGGGGCAAGTGTAGCTGCTATTATAATATTACTTTTATTTCCACAATATACAAGTATGTTGCCAATAGTTGCCTTTATAGGAGGGCTCATATCTTGTGGAGTAGTATATCTGATGGCATATAAAAATGGGCTTAGGCCAGAGCGAATTATACTAGCTGGAGTAGCTGTAAACACTATATTAGGCGGTGTAATATCATATTTATCAACTATGTATAGTGAAAGAATTCAAAGTGCAATGTTGTGGTTAAATGGAAGTTTAGCTACAAAGACTTGGTTAGATGTAAATATGTTAATATGGTATTCTGTTATAGGATTGATAGGAGCAGTTTTACTTATCAGAAGTGCAAATGTACTACAATTAGGAGATGATGCAGCTACAAATCTTGGCTTTAATGTAAATAAAAGTAGGTTTCTAATCTCATTAGTAGCTATATTTTTAGCAGGAGTTTCTACTTCTATAGTTGGTGTCATCAGCTTTGTGGGTCTTATAGTACCACATATAACTCGCATGTTGCTTGGGAGTGACCATAAATATACGATACCATTTAGTATAGTACTAGGGAGTATAGTATTATTAATTGCAGATACATTAGCAAGAACAATAGGAGGCTCTATAGAGATTCCAGTAGGCGTTATTATGTCTATAATAGGGGGGCCATTCTTCTTATATTTATTAAGAAAGAGAGGAAATTATTAA
- a CDS encoding ABC transporter substrate-binding protein has product MKFKKICSVFLLSALILTGCSKPSNDESANKESNDNVKVVSATVAATQVLDKLDATLVGIPTTKSELPEKYKNLPEVGQAMNPDLEIVASLKPDVFIVDSMFKENVEKSMKEYNLDTFYFETGTYTKFLKSIENLGNKINKQDEAEKLIKELKGVEESVVEKSKKQDKKPRVAILFGGGNNFMLATKSSYLGDLVKTVGAENIADNLTDSVDSDYIQFSLEQIIKENPDYILRFAHGNIEETKKAFDDSFDKNPAWSTLSAVKNGKVIDLDSSIFNVSANIHVKDSINKLGDILYGDK; this is encoded by the coding sequence ATGAAATTTAAAAAAATATGCTCAGTATTTTTACTTAGCGCATTAATATTAACAGGATGCTCAAAGCCATCAAATGATGAATCTGCAAACAAGGAGTCAAATGACAATGTAAAAGTTGTTTCAGCCACAGTAGCAGCAACACAAGTATTGGATAAATTAGATGCTACTTTAGTAGGCATCCCAACGACTAAATCAGAATTGCCAGAAAAATATAAAAATCTACCAGAAGTAGGACAAGCTATGAATCCTGATTTAGAAATTGTGGCATCTCTTAAGCCAGATGTATTTATAGTTGATAGTATGTTTAAAGAAAATGTTGAAAAGAGTATGAAAGAATATAACTTAGATACTTTCTATTTTGAGACTGGAACATATACAAAGTTTCTTAAAAGTATAGAGAATTTAGGAAATAAAATAAATAAACAAGATGAGGCGGAAAAACTTATAAAAGAGCTAAAGGGAGTAGAGGAATCTGTAGTAGAAAAATCAAAAAAACAGGATAAAAAACCAAGAGTAGCCATTTTATTTGGTGGTGGAAATAATTTTATGCTAGCTACAAAGAGTTCATATCTTGGTGATTTAGTTAAAACAGTAGGAGCTGAAAATATAGCTGATAACTTAACAGATAGTGTAGATTCAGATTATATACAATTTAGCTTAGAACAAATTATAAAAGAAAATCCAGACTACATACTTAGATTTGCACATGGAAATATAGAAGAGACTAAAAAAGCGTTTGATGATTCTTTTGATAAAAATCCTGCATGGTCTACATTAAGTGCAGTAAAAAATGGAAAAGTTATAGATTTAGATTCAAGTATATTTAATGTATCAGCAAATATACATGTCAAAGATTCAATAAATAAACTGGGAGATATCTTATATGGAGATAAATAG
- a CDS encoding nitrogenase iron protein NifH, which produces MKKIAIYGKGGIGKSTTTSNLSASLSHLGYKVMQIGCDPKSDSTKNLMKGKFIPTVLDVMKEKKDDLKLEDIVFEGYGGVLCIEAGGPTPGVGCAGRGIIAAFEKLEELKAFEIYNPDVVIYDVLGDVVCGGFSMPIRNGFANEVYIVTSGEMMSMYAASNISLAVEQFKNRGYASLKGLILNAKNVENEIELVEKLADEIKSEVFHYIPRNKIMQQSENNGRTVIEEDKDNEMSQVYIELANKIMQSN; this is translated from the coding sequence ATGAAAAAAATAGCTATTTATGGGAAGGGAGGAATTGGAAAATCAACAACAACTTCCAATTTATCTGCATCACTTTCTCATTTAGGATATAAGGTTATGCAAATAGGATGTGACCCTAAATCAGATTCTACTAAAAATTTAATGAAAGGAAAATTTATACCAACAGTTCTAGATGTCATGAAAGAGAAGAAAGATGACTTAAAACTTGAAGACATAGTGTTTGAAGGATATGGTGGAGTGTTATGTATTGAAGCTGGGGGACCAACTCCAGGAGTAGGGTGTGCTGGAAGAGGTATAATAGCGGCTTTTGAAAAATTAGAAGAATTAAAAGCCTTTGAAATATATAATCCAGATGTAGTAATTTATGATGTACTTGGAGATGTTGTTTGTGGAGGATTTTCAATGCCAATAAGAAATGGATTTGCAAATGAAGTGTATATAGTAACTTCTGGAGAAATGATGTCAATGTATGCTGCTAGTAATATATCTTTAGCTGTAGAGCAATTTAAAAATAGAGGATATGCTTCTTTAAAAGGACTCATATTAAATGCTAAAAATGTTGAAAATGAAATAGAATTAGTTGAAAAATTGGCTGATGAAATAAAAAGTGAAGTTTTTCACTATATCCCAAGAAATAAAATCATGCAGCAGTCTGAGAATAATGGAAGAACTGTTATAGAAGAAGATAAAGATAATGAAATGTCACAAGTATATATAGAACTTGCAAATAAGATTATGCAAAGTAACTAG
- a CDS encoding AraC family transcriptional regulator translates to MKCFKDDIELIINDFFDCCNIPTKVINKDLKELCSVGYNDKLEIYFSSLNIFNNIKSTDFVSNKNLSYIMLSFCYDINFLIMPIHKFDISSGYFVIGPFKSCINNDIEFSDIPFKPLSCIDYISNLLSEICHDKMKHKPALSFYVKKTIDYIHKNYSEDITVSDICNDLQLNKSYFCSLFKKESGYTFTNFLNKVRVEKSKKYLLREDMSILDVAVFVGFNSQNYYSMVFKKFNNLTPIEYKNIYN, encoded by the coding sequence TTGAAATGTTTTAAAGATGACATAGAACTTATCATTAATGATTTTTTTGATTGTTGTAACATTCCAACAAAAGTGATTAATAAAGATTTAAAAGAACTTTGTAGCGTTGGCTACAATGATAAACTAGAAATATACTTTTCAAGTTTAAACATATTCAATAATATAAAAAGCACAGATTTTGTATCTAATAAAAACTTATCTTATATAATGTTAAGTTTTTGCTATGACATAAATTTTTTAATTATGCCAATACATAAATTTGATATTTCTAGTGGCTATTTTGTTATAGGACCTTTTAAATCATGCATTAACAACGATATTGAGTTTTCTGACATACCATTTAAGCCTCTATCATGTATAGATTACATATCAAACCTTTTGTCAGAAATATGTCATGATAAAATGAAACACAAACCAGCTCTTAGTTTTTATGTAAAAAAAACTATCGACTATATTCATAAAAACTACTCAGAGGATATAACAGTAAGTGATATATGTAATGATTTACAACTTAATAAAAGTTATTTTTGCTCCTTATTTAAAAAAGAAAGTGGATATACATTTACTAATTTTCTCAACAAAGTTCGAGTCGAAAAAAGTAAAAAATATTTGCTTCGAGAAGACATGTCTATTTTAGATGTTGCTGTATTTGTTGGATTTAATAGCCAAAATTATTATAGTATGGTCTTTAAAAAGTTTAACAACCTTACACCAATTGAATATAAAAATATTTATAACTAG
- a CDS encoding Na/Pi cotransporter family protein, giving the protein MNIAVSLIGGLGLFLYGMSLMGEGLQKSAGDKLKKIIELLTSNVVMGVLVGTVVTGIIQSSSATTVMVVGFVNAGIMNLSQAIGVIMGANIGTTVTAQLVSFNLEGIAPIALGIGIVFYLFTSNQKTKHLAEILIGFGILFTGMEFMKDAVAPLAEYKGFTDTLLYFSKNPVLGILAGFAITGIIQSSSASMGMLIALASQGILPLSAALPILYGDNIGTCVTSLLSSVGANRNARRAAVMHLSFNVIGTIIFMLVLNKPISAIVTHFDPTDTARQIANAHTLFNLTNVIILLPFSKYIVKLANKLIPIKETESEVVNNTKYLDERMFSTPSIALGNTVQEVVRMGHKATNSLEHSVAGFLNKSSEDIKKTFESEKVVNKLQKDILNYLLKLSKEPLRDDERFRTDLLFNTVNDIERVSDHAENIAELAMTVKEMNINFSDSAIKEIYEIYNKTMTNFKDALVVLDVKDFELANKVLEVENEVNYLEKTFRNSHMIRLNNGSCTIDAGVLYLDLLTNLERISDHSTNIVTQVLKLKQKI; this is encoded by the coding sequence GTGAATATAGCAGTTAGTCTTATTGGTGGACTTGGACTTTTTCTTTATGGAATGAGTTTAATGGGAGAAGGTTTACAAAAATCGGCAGGAGACAAATTAAAGAAAATCATCGAACTCTTAACAAGTAATGTTGTTATGGGTGTATTGGTAGGTACAGTTGTTACAGGTATCATACAAAGTTCAAGTGCTACTACTGTAATGGTCGTAGGATTTGTAAACGCAGGAATAATGAATCTAAGTCAAGCCATTGGTGTAATAATGGGTGCAAATATAGGTACTACTGTTACTGCCCAACTAGTTTCATTTAATCTTGAAGGAATAGCCCCAATTGCATTAGGTATAGGTATAGTGTTTTATTTATTTACATCAAACCAAAAAACAAAACACTTAGCTGAAATACTTATTGGTTTTGGTATATTATTTACAGGTATGGAATTTATGAAAGATGCAGTAGCTCCACTTGCTGAGTATAAGGGATTTACTGATACACTTTTATATTTTAGTAAAAATCCTGTACTTGGTATACTAGCAGGATTTGCAATCACTGGTATCATACAAAGTTCAAGTGCTTCTATGGGTATGCTAATCGCTTTAGCTTCTCAAGGAATACTTCCTCTATCAGCCGCTTTACCTATACTTTATGGAGATAATATCGGTACTTGTGTTACTTCACTTTTATCAAGTGTTGGTGCAAACAGAAATGCTAGACGTGCAGCTGTAATGCATTTAAGTTTTAATGTCATTGGTACAATAATATTTATGCTTGTCTTAAATAAACCTATATCAGCTATAGTTACTCATTTTGACCCAACTGACACAGCTAGACAAATAGCAAATGCACATACTTTATTTAATCTTACAAATGTTATAATATTATTGCCATTTTCTAAATACATAGTTAAATTAGCAAACAAACTTATACCTATCAAAGAAACTGAGTCAGAAGTTGTAAACAATACTAAGTACTTAGATGAAAGAATGTTTAGTACTCCATCTATAGCACTTGGTAATACTGTACAAGAAGTTGTTAGAATGGGACATAAAGCTACAAACTCTTTAGAACATTCAGTTGCAGGCTTTTTAAATAAAAGTAGCGAAGATATTAAGAAAACTTTTGAGTCTGAAAAAGTTGTTAATAAATTGCAGAAAGATATATTAAATTATTTGTTAAAACTTTCTAAAGAGCCACTTAGAGATGATGAACGATTTAGAACAGATTTACTTTTCAATACAGTAAATGATATTGAAAGAGTATCTGACCATGCTGAAAATATAGCTGAGTTGGCTATGACTGTTAAGGAAATGAATATTAACTTCTCTGATAGCGCAATAAAAGAAATCTATGAAATATACAATAAAACTATGACTAATTTTAAGGATGCTTTAGTAGTTTTGGATGTAAAGGATTTTGAATTAGCAAACAAAGTTTTAGAAGTTGAAAATGAAGTAAATTACTTAGAAAAAACTTTTAGAAATTCTCATATGATTAGATTAAATAATGGCAGTTGTACAATTGATGCTGGTGTACTTTACCTTGACTTACTTACTAACTTAGAAAGAATTTCTGACCACTCAACAAATATAGTAACACAAGTTTTAAAACTTAAACAAAAAATATAA
- a CDS encoding EAL domain-containing protein, protein MKLKTFQLILIVCMIFLSFPIELNYASDKVPVKVGYYDDGDYMSRNENGEYIGFNFEYLQEVNKYTNWKYEIVDCKSWENAFEMLKSGEIDVLPSVYYTKERTKEMLFPTLPMCNIYTTLNVRVDDTRYDYEDFDSFQYMKVGVISNSKDAENFKEYCKTNNFKVQIVSYKETNNLLRDLENGNLDGVAITHLGRTSTFKSVAQFSPEPLYTVVSNYKPDLLSQLNSALNTLTLRNSSYETKLYNKYFSISTAQKPVFTKDEQEYIQQSGEISAVYDVTKIPLEYSDSKTGEFSGVVADLFKEITNNTGLKFRFVSAKNYNEALQLSKDSSISVVCGMENDYINNQKNNIRTTQYYLHAPVVLVSGEKENEIKKVAAVNGSLIGQNITEDGKLDRTIEYYNSPKECFEAVLKNKVDAVYVNTYIADYLLSNSRYEKFSVSTLTNYAEEISIGISDSADSRLFSILDKCIQYMSTEQMDRIILKNTIVQYDITWQDIINQHPMAIIGGVIIISAIIIILLSFLLLLKSKNNKRIESLLYRDSLTGIWNLNKFSKEAIKSLRNAESGSYVIVYLDIKQFRMINDTLGFSEGDEILCALAKALQNTVSFEESCARVSADQFVMLLKYDSWDYLEERLFKIDTQLNDWVEKMRKTYQLILVFGVYIVNEVEKHDISLMLDLANYARRNTEITHKSCVVLYDMTMREEGLHQRNLTDRMQIALEHGEFIPYFQPKVDMNTNRMVGSEALVRWNYPDKGIISPGKFIPYFEKNGFVVEIDFYIYEEVCKMLNRWMDLGLNINPVSCNFSRIHFNNESFSERLIEIADSYKIPHKYLEIEVTESIFVENLNQILSHFNQLKESGFPISIDDFGSGYSSLGLLQQFSVDIIKLDRTFIQKGMHGSREQAVVRGVVNIAKELNMKVICEGVESIEQVRILKEIGCYLAQGYFYAKPMPQDDFEQLLKNPVLEIKSDV, encoded by the coding sequence TTGAAGCTAAAAACCTTTCAATTGATTCTGATTGTTTGTATGATTTTTCTTTCTTTTCCAATAGAACTTAACTATGCTTCAGATAAGGTTCCAGTTAAAGTCGGGTATTATGATGATGGCGATTATATGAGTCGAAATGAAAATGGTGAGTATATAGGGTTTAATTTTGAATACTTACAGGAAGTTAATAAATACACTAACTGGAAATATGAAATAGTAGATTGTAAAAGTTGGGAAAATGCTTTTGAAATGTTAAAATCAGGTGAGATAGATGTTCTTCCTAGTGTCTATTATACAAAAGAACGTACAAAAGAAATGCTTTTTCCAACACTACCAATGTGTAATATTTATACAACTTTAAATGTAAGAGTGGACGATACTCGTTATGATTATGAGGATTTTGATTCTTTTCAGTATATGAAAGTAGGTGTTATTAGTAATAGTAAGGATGCTGAAAACTTTAAAGAATATTGTAAAACAAATAATTTTAAAGTTCAAATTGTATCTTATAAAGAAACAAATAATTTGTTAAGAGATTTAGAAAATGGAAACTTAGATGGTGTTGCTATAACACATCTTGGTCGGACTAGTACATTTAAAAGTGTAGCACAATTTTCTCCAGAGCCACTTTACACAGTGGTTTCAAACTATAAGCCAGATTTATTATCTCAACTGAATTCTGCTTTGAATACATTGACACTTAGGAATTCTAGTTATGAAACAAAATTATACAACAAGTATTTTTCTATAAGTACTGCTCAGAAGCCAGTATTTACAAAAGATGAGCAAGAATATATACAACAATCTGGTGAAATTTCAGCTGTTTATGATGTCACAAAGATTCCACTAGAATATAGTGATTCCAAAACAGGAGAGTTTTCTGGTGTGGTTGCTGACTTATTCAAGGAAATTACAAATAACACTGGTTTAAAATTTAGATTTGTTTCTGCAAAGAATTACAATGAAGCACTTCAATTATCAAAAGATTCTAGCATATCTGTAGTTTGTGGTATGGAAAACGATTATATCAATAATCAAAAAAACAATATAAGAACAACACAGTATTATTTGCATGCTCCAGTAGTTTTAGTTAGTGGAGAAAAAGAAAATGAAATTAAAAAAGTGGCAGCTGTAAATGGTTCTTTGATTGGACAAAATATTACTGAAGATGGGAAACTAGATAGAACCATAGAATATTATAATTCTCCAAAAGAATGTTTTGAAGCTGTATTAAAGAATAAAGTGGATGCTGTTTATGTAAATACATATATTGCAGATTATCTATTATCCAATTCTCGTTATGAAAAATTTTCTGTCTCAACTTTGACAAACTATGCAGAAGAAATAAGTATTGGTATTTCTGATTCTGCAGATTCAAGATTATTTTCTATACTAGATAAATGTATTCAATACATGTCAACAGAACAAATGGACAGAATAATTTTAAAAAATACAATAGTTCAATATGATATAACTTGGCAAGATATTATTAATCAGCATCCGATGGCAATTATTGGAGGAGTTATTATAATATCAGCTATTATTATTATACTTTTGAGTTTTCTGCTTTTATTAAAGTCAAAAAATAACAAGCGTATTGAGAGTTTGTTATACAGAGATAGTCTTACAGGAATTTGGAATTTAAATAAATTTTCTAAAGAAGCTATTAAGAGTTTAAGAAATGCAGAAAGTGGTTCATATGTGATTGTTTATTTAGATATAAAACAATTTCGAATGATTAATGACACTTTAGGATTTTCAGAAGGAGATGAAATACTTTGTGCATTAGCTAAAGCTTTGCAAAACACTGTCTCTTTTGAAGAATCTTGTGCTCGAGTTTCTGCAGACCAATTTGTTATGTTATTAAAATACGATAGTTGGGATTACTTAGAAGAACGTCTCTTTAAGATTGACACTCAATTAAATGATTGGGTAGAAAAAATGAGAAAAACTTACCAACTTATTCTTGTATTTGGTGTATACATAGTAAATGAAGTTGAAAAACATGATATATCTCTCATGCTTGACCTAGCAAATTATGCGAGAAGAAATACAGAAATAACTCACAAGAGTTGTGTTGTACTTTATGATATGACTATGAGAGAGGAAGGATTACACCAAAGAAACTTAACAGATAGGATGCAAATAGCATTAGAACATGGAGAGTTTATTCCATATTTTCAACCAAAGGTAGATATGAATACAAATAGAATGGTAGGAAGTGAAGCACTAGTAAGATGGAATTATCCAGATAAAGGTATAATAAGTCCTGGGAAATTCATTCCTTATTTTGAAAAAAACGGGTTTGTGGTAGAAATTGACTTCTATATCTATGAGGAAGTCTGCAAAATGTTAAATAGATGGATGGATTTAGGATTAAATATTAATCCAGTATCTTGTAATTTTTCGAGAATTCATTTTAATAATGAAAGCTTCTCAGAAAGATTGATAGAAATAGCTGATTCGTACAAAATACCTCATAAATACCTTGAAATAGAAGTCACAGAAAGTATTTTTGTTGAAAATCTTAATCAGATTTTGAGTCATTTTAATCAACTAAAAGAATCAGGATTTCCTATTTCTATAGATGATTTTGGTTCTGGATATTCATCTCTTGGTTTATTACAACAATTTTCTGTTGATATAATTAAGTTGGACCGTACATTTATACAAAAAGGAATGCATGGTAGTCGTGAACAAGCTGTTGTGCGTGGAGTAGTAAACATAGCAAAAGAATTAAATATGAAAGTTATATGTGAAGGAGTAGAAAGTATAGAACAAGTGAGAATACTAAAAGAAATTGGATGTTATTTGGCACAAGGATATTTTTATGCAAAGCCAATGCCACAAGATGATTTTGAGCAACTATTAAAAAATCCTGTACTGGAAATTAAATCAGATGTTTAA
- a CDS encoding helix-turn-helix domain-containing GNAT family N-acetyltransferase, giving the protein MNEIVKEDINIIRRFNRFYTNILGLLDRHILESKLSLSQVRILHEIETIPNCTSTLLTEKLCIDSGYISRILNQFQKQGLIQKQKSKEDGRSNFLVLTETGEQKLAEMNARSDKQIYQMIQPLSKYAQHKLIQDMAFIERILTKDKPINSKEISIRHQIKPGDAGYITYMHGWIYKQEYNYSTAFESYVAQSFYEFLQNYNPELDRLWIAEHNAEIIGCIGIVNHGNRAQLRWFLLHPDYRGIGLGKSLLNAALDYCHQKKYKSVYLDTTDDLETAIAMYKSMGFIKVTEKENRSWREDLTELEFEMQL; this is encoded by the coding sequence ATGAATGAAATAGTAAAAGAGGATATAAATATCATTAGGAGATTTAATCGGTTTTACACAAATATTCTTGGTTTACTTGACCGACATATTTTGGAAAGCAAGCTATCCTTATCGCAAGTTAGAATATTACATGAAATTGAAACAATACCCAACTGCACTTCAACGTTACTTACTGAAAAATTATGTATTGACTCTGGCTACATTAGTAGGATACTAAATCAATTTCAAAAACAAGGATTGATACAAAAGCAGAAATCTAAAGAAGATGGACGCTCTAATTTTTTGGTGCTTACAGAAACTGGAGAACAAAAACTTGCAGAAATGAATGCTCGTTCAGACAAACAGATTTATCAAATGATACAACCATTATCTAAATATGCCCAACACAAATTGATACAGGACATGGCTTTTATAGAGCGTATTCTTACAAAGGACAAACCTATCAATTCAAAAGAAATCTCTATCCGACACCAAATTAAGCCTGGAGATGCAGGATATATAACCTATATGCATGGTTGGATTTATAAACAGGAATATAATTATTCAACAGCCTTTGAAAGTTATGTTGCACAGTCATTTTATGAATTTCTACAAAATTATAATCCCGAACTTGATAGGTTATGGATAGCTGAACATAATGCTGAAATTATAGGTTGCATTGGTATCGTAAATCATGGTAATCGCGCCCAGCTTCGATGGTTTTTGCTCCACCCTGATTATCGTGGCATTGGGCTTGGGAAGAGTTTACTAAACGCCGCACTTGACTATTGTCACCAAAAGAAATATAAGTCAGTTTATCTTGACACAACAGATGACCTTGAAACAGCGATTGCAATGTACAAAAGTATGGGTTTTATCAAAGTAACTGAAAAAGAAAATCGTTCGTGGCGTGAAGATTTGACAGAACTTGAATTTGAAATGCAACTATAA
- a CDS encoding helix-turn-helix transcriptional regulator: MIEKIKDMLKNCNHDIYISPHKLLRPYIAHYTITIPDKNSIENLTLIPDASGCMVFEFNKKGINSKFWGATTKTTIVKNDIENVLFRVFVEFLPCGIYYLTGFPQIESADLIIPVKDFNTQLDLEINFIFEKSSTIKELIEQFDRLFLSYLFKSNIKDLTIPILTNARKQNSIMSVKNISQISCYSERHLNRIFNNSLGMSVKTYLRLLRINIVLQEIQSNKIPFTTLAQNIGYYDQSHFINDFKSICGVNPTTYIKNLSDFYNEKYKF; the protein is encoded by the coding sequence ATGATAGAAAAAATTAAAGACATGCTAAAAAATTGTAATCATGATATATATATTTCACCACACAAATTATTAAGACCATATATAGCCCATTATACAATAACCATTCCAGATAAAAATTCTATAGAAAACTTAACATTGATACCTGATGCCAGTGGATGTATGGTATTTGAATTTAATAAAAAAGGTATAAATAGCAAATTTTGGGGTGCTACAACAAAAACTACTATTGTAAAAAATGATATAGAAAATGTACTCTTTAGGGTATTTGTTGAATTTCTTCCGTGTGGAATATACTATTTGACAGGTTTTCCTCAGATAGAATCAGCCGATTTAATAATCCCTGTTAAAGACTTTAACACTCAACTTGATTTAGAAATTAATTTTATATTTGAAAAATCCAGTACTATTAAAGAACTCATTGAACAATTCGATAGGTTATTTTTATCGTACTTATTTAAATCTAATATAAAAGATTTAACAATACCAATTCTTACAAACGCTAGAAAGCAAAACTCTATTATGTCTGTTAAAAATATTTCTCAAATTAGTTGTTATAGTGAACGCCATTTAAATAGAATTTTTAATAATTCTCTTGGTATGAGTGTTAAAACATATCTTAGATTACTACGTATAAATATAGTACTACAGGAAATACAAAGTAATAAGATACCATTTACAACTTTAGCTCAAAATATAGGTTATTATGACCAATCTCACTTTATAAATGATTTTAAATCTATTTGTGGTGTTAATCCAACAACCTATATAAAAAACTTGTCTGATTTTTACAATGAGAAATATAAATTTTAA
- a CDS encoding DUF3795 domain-containing protein, with protein MIESRCGILCCECTYKEDVNCAGCTNIDKPFWSEECPVKSCCENKNLTHCGLCDTFPCEILTQFAYDKEQGDDGKRISQCEKWASLAL; from the coding sequence ATGATAGAATCAAGATGTGGAATTTTGTGTTGTGAATGTACATATAAGGAAGATGTAAATTGCGCTGGATGTACAAATATTGATAAACCTTTTTGGTCTGAAGAATGTCCTGTAAAATCATGTTGTGAAAATAAAAATCTTACACATTGTGGTCTATGTGACACATTTCCATGTGAAATATTAACTCAATTTGCATACGATAAAGAGCAAGGTGATGATGGAAAGAGAATTTCTCAATGTGAAAAATGGGCTTCTTTAGCTTTATAG